A section of the Carya illinoinensis cultivar Pawnee chromosome 12, C.illinoinensisPawnee_v1, whole genome shotgun sequence genome encodes:
- the LOC122289877 gene encoding protein cornichon homolog 4: protein MGDLLSWLVSFFFLIVLLVLVVYQLMCLADLEFDYINPYDSSSRINRVILPEFIAQGVLCVFYLVTRHWFMSLLCGPYLFYNVRLYLQRRHLVDVTEIFNLLNWEKKQRLFKLFYLLFLLILSIVWLILTTLDEDE from the exons atGGGTGATCTCCTTTCGTGGCTCGtctccttcttctttctcataGTCTTACTCGTCCTCGTCGTTTATCAG CTTATGTGCCTGGCAGATCTAGAGTTTGATTATATCAACCCTTATGACTCTTCATCTCGAATCAACAGAGTGATTTTGCCGGAGTTCATTGCACAAGGAGTGTTATGCGTATTCTATCTTGTAACAAGGCATTGGTTTATGTCCCTGCTGTGTGGTCCATACCTTTTCTACAATGTTAGACT GTACTTGCAAAGGCGGCACCTGGTAGATGTCACTGAGATATTCAACCTGTTGAATTGGGAAAAGAAGCAGCGGCTGTTCAAACTCTTCTATCTCTTATTTCTCCTCATTCTCTCCATAGTTTG GTTGATTCTAACTACACTGGATGAGGATGAATAG
- the LOC122290281 gene encoding uncharacterized protein At4g22758-like, whose product MISPTLTLHRRRNVFRIPSASYRSLQTFPSERHSDIVRRPGGLITVPRRLKSAPATSGSLGRPTKLLLNVTIERSLGPVQVFMPPENTIRDLIKEVLEIYDREKRRPLLPKVDPRRFELHYSQFSLESLKPEEKLINLGSRNFFLCLKQSTSTGSTFSEKVENATEAAFPLARLMDFLL is encoded by the exons atgatTTCCCCGACTCTAACGCTTCATCGGCGACGTAACGTGTTTAGGATTCCGTCGGCCTCCTACAGGTCCCTCCAGACCTTCCCGTCGGAAAGACATTCCGACATCGTTCGCCGTCCTGGCGGTCTCATCACTGTCCCTAGAAGACTTAAGTCTGCTCCGGCCACCAGCGGGTCCCTCGGCAGACCGACGAAGCTGCTGCTCAACGTGACGATCGAGAGAAGCTTGGGTCCTGTGCAGGTCTTTATGCCGCCTGAGAACACGATCCGGGACTTGATCAAGGAGGTTTTGGAGATTTACGACAGGGAAAAAAGGAGGCCGTTGCTGCCAAAGGTCGATCCTCGCCGCTTCGAGCTCCACTACTCGCAGTTCAGCTTGGAAA GTTTGAAGCCAGAGGAGAAGTTGATAAACTTGGGGTCTAGGAATTTCTTCTTGTGCTTAAAGCAATCCACCTCTACCGGCTCTACTTTCTCCGAGAAAGTAGAGAATGCAACTGAAGCTGCATTTCCACTAGCCAGGTTAATGGATTTCTTGTTATAG